The DNA sequence CGGGGCGGGTGACTGGCTGCCGCGCGACGAGATCCAGGGCGCCGTTGCCGACCTGCTCGACCGCCAGCCCACCCTGCCGACGACCGCCGTCTCGCAACATCTCGGCATCTCATATGGCGCAGCCCGCCGCGCCGTCTCGCAGCATCTCGGCCAGCGCCTAGCCGACCTGCTCGGCGATCAGCCGGACATCAGCGACACCGACGCAGCCCGCGCCCTTTCGATCGTCGGCGACGATGCGACGGCTCAGCAACATGCTCTCGCCGCCGGCACACTGCGGCGCCTGCGTCCCTACGCTCACGCACTGCATCGGCTCGCCGCTGCTGTTCCATACGTCCGTGAGGTCGCCGCGCACCTCAACAACGTCGGTATTACCGTCAACCGCGGCCCCGAATTTTCCGTACGCAGCCAATCCGTCACCGCCGTACTACTCCTCGGGGACAACGCCGCCGCACCGGCCCTGGTCTGGAATGAGCATTATGGATGGCGTACCGCCGCCGGACGTCGACACCCACACGCAGGCACCGGTGAACCGCCCACAGGAAAAGGCATCCAGTACCTGACTGCCAGCACCAACCCAACAGCCGGAGATCTCGCCGCAGCACTGCTCGATAAACGTCATGACACTAAACGCCCTCGGCCAATTAAAAAGAACACATCTCGATAAGAACGCCAAATAAAACATTATCCACCGAATAGAGTGCAACCCGCAGCTGGCAACACCGGGCGGTCGATGTGGTGGTGCTCCACCTCGATGCCTCGCTCGCCGCGCCATGCGGCCCACACCCGCAGGGCGATCTCCTCGGCGGCCGCCACCGATCGATGGCGGCCGCCCTGGCACGCCACGGTGAGGCGGACCAGGCAGCCCATGGGCACCTCGTCAGCCAGGACTTGGAGCTGGACGGCGGCCCGCGCGATCAGCTCGCGGGCTCCGGATGTGGCCAGCACGTGGGCGCGCACCGCCGCGTCCAGCCCGGTTCCGTCCCGCAAAGCGGGATCGTCGGCGGGATTACGCAGGGCGCGCCGCAGATCAAGGTAGAGGCCGGTGTCCACTAGGTCGTGGGCGCCCGCGTGGCGGACGCCAATGGAGCGGATCACAGCAGCAACGGGGCCGCGCCCGTCAAGGAATGTCGTCTGCATCCCATCACGATCCCCGAGGCGCCGTCGGCAACGGAAGGGGTTGCCCGTTGCCCATGAGCCCGGCCCGTCCGGGGACCCTACAAAAGCGGTAGGCCAGTAGGCCACCCCCAAAAAGTAGCTCCCACCTGCACAGATACAACACAGAGRACCCGGTGGCCTACTGGCCTACACCCTCCAAAAAACCCACATCAAAGATCACAGCGTGTCGACACCGAACAGCGGGCRGSGCGCGGCGGGGCGCGGCGGGGCGCGGCGGGGCGCGGCGGGGCGGGAGCGGCGGGGGCTGGGCGCAGCACTCCGAATCAAGCCCGCGGGAGCGGGTGGGGGGTGCTGCGCACCCCCACGGGACACGCGGCCGCTGCGCGGCCGCACTCCACCAACGCCTCTCCTGGGGGTGCTCCGC is a window from the Streptomyces sp. SN-593 genome containing:
- a CDS encoding RapZ C-terminal domain-containing protein, whose product is MIRSIGVRHAGAHDLVDTGLYLDLRRALRNPADDPALRDGTGLDAAVRAHVLATSGARELIARAAVQLQVLADEVPMGCLVRLTVACQGGRHRSVAAAEEIALRVWAAWRGERGIEVEHHHIDRPVLPAAGCTLFGG